One segment of Nocardioides sp. QY071 DNA contains the following:
- a CDS encoding glutaredoxin family protein, whose translation MSTPRITLYSRPGCHLCDDARAVIEAVCAELGESYEELSIDDDPALADRFANEIPVTFVDGRQHDFWRVSPDRLRAALR comes from the coding sequence GTGAGCACCCCCCGGATCACCCTCTACAGCCGGCCCGGCTGCCACCTGTGCGACGACGCACGTGCGGTCATCGAGGCGGTGTGCGCCGAGCTCGGCGAGAGCTACGAGGAACTGTCGATCGACGACGACCCCGCCCTCGCCGACCGGTTCGCCAACGAGATCCCGGTCACCTTCGTCGACGGTCGCCAGCACGACTTCTGGCGGGTCAGCCCGGACCGCCTGCGGGCCGCCCTGCGCTGA